Within the Methanobacterium sp. BRmetb2 genome, the region CATATAATTGTTTACGGCAGCAGATATTGCTGCAATTTTTTTATTAGGTAAAAAAGTGGATTTTAACCTTGCTTCTATTTCTTTATCCTCATAAAGAACTTTTTGCATATCATCCATTATACCGTTCTTGTGTTCATCTACAAAATGAGTATGTAACCTGGCTTCTCTAAAGTTTTCATTCTTCATTATAGCCTTATGGAAAGGTATAGTGGTTTTAACTCCAAGTATAATATATTCTCTTAAAGCTCTCTGCATCCGGGCAATGGCGTCGTCCCGGGTTCTGGCCCATACAATAAGTTTGGAGATCATTGAATCATAAAAAGAAGGTATTACATAATTCATATAAACCCCACTGTCAACTCGTATTCCATTGCCTCCCGGCGACCGGTAACCAGTGATTTTTCCTGGATTTGGAGCAAAATCTGAAAGTGGATCTTCTGCATTTATACGACATTCAATGGCATGACCTCTTACCTGTATTTCTTCCTGTTTACAGCATAATTCGTTATTAGAAGCTATTCTCAATTGTTCTTTAACCAGATCAACGCCGGTTATTACCTCAGTAATAGGATGTTCCACTTGAATACGGGTGTTCATCTCTAAAAAGTAGAAATCTCCATTTGAATACAAGAATTCTACAGTCCCTGCATTAGTATATCCAATATGTGTGGCTGCTTTAATTGCAGCTGATCCCATCTGTTTTCTTAATTCATCAGTCATAATGGGTGAAGGAGCTTCTTCTATGAGTTTTTGATGTCTTCTTTGAATAGAGCATTCACGATCAGCTACATGGATGGTATTGCCATGTTCATCAGCTAAGATCTGGAACTCTATATGTCTTGGTTCTTCTAAATATTTCTCTATGTAAACTGTAGAATCTCCAAAAGCAGATTTGGCCACGGATTGTGTAGATTCAATAGCTCTTATCAGTTCATCTTCCTCATAAACTGTCCGCATACCTATTCCACCACCACCGGCAGAAGCCTTAACTATAACTGGATATCCAATAGATTCTGCAATTTTAATTGCTTCATCAATTTTAGTAATTCCCTTATCTGTACCTGGAATTACCGGGACGTTTGCTTTTCTCATAAGCTTTTTAGAGGTTATTTTATCTCCCATGGCTTCTATTACTTTGGGTTCGGGTCCTATCAATTTCATACCATGTTTCTCACATTCCTTTCCTAAATTAGAATTTTCAGCTAAAAATCCGTATCCTGGATGTATTGCTTCTGCCCCATTAGCTTCAGCTACCTGGACTATTTTTTCAATATTCAGGTAACTCTGAGATGGAGCAGATCCTCCAATATTATATGCTTCATCAGCATACTTGGCAAAAAGTGAGTTTTTATCAGCATCTGAATAAACTGCAATACTTTTAATATCTAGTTCCCTGCAAGCTCTCATAACTCTTATTGCAATTTCTCCACGGTTGGCAACCAATACTTTCTTAAACATGGTATCTCCTTATATCTACTTAATTCTTTGATTCATATTCCCTAGATTAAAAAAATTAAATCTATTCATCTTTTTTAATTAGTTACTAATTTATTCAAACTTTCTCAGTGGATAACTATGTCAATTATTATATTTAATAAATTTTATATACTTCCTTTACTTTTTTTATTTTCATATCTTAACCATTTTATTATAAAAATATCAATTCTAATAATATTATTATATAATAAAATTTTTTAAAAAGAAGGTTATTGGGTCTTTTACTAAAGTGTACATAATCAGATTATACTGTTGAATTAGTAATAGGGGAGTAACATGAAACAAATAATAACTAGAAAAAAACAGTTAGAAATGGCCCTTCAAAGAATACCTTCTAATCCATCCCCTAATATTCAATTTGAACAATATCTTACTCCAACTAAAATTGCGGCAGATGTTTTATGGAATGCATATGCCCTGGGAGATGTTGAAGAAAAAAAAGTGATTGATCTTGGCTGTGGCACAGGAATTTTTACAATCGGAGCTGCACTTTTAGGTGCAAAGGAATCTTTAGGTGTAGATATTGATTCAGAGGCATTGAGAGTTGCCAAATTAGAAGCAGAACATTTTGGAGTTGAAAATAGAGTAAAATTTATACATTCAGACATTGAAGACTTCTCATCCAGAGCCGATACTGTAATTCAAAATCCTCCATTTGGTGCTCAAAAGGCCCACCGAAAAAAAGCAGATAGGCTATTTATGCAGAAAGCCTTGGAAATAGCCCCTACAGTTTATTCATTTCACATAAAAGAGACAGAAAAATTTGTTAATAACTATTTTAACTCATTAGGCGGGCTTTTAACTCATAAATTCTATTATGAATTTGTTATACCTCGTATTTACCATTTTCATGAAAAAGAGAAGATTAATATTAATGTAATGGTAGTTAGGGTTATAAAATCATGAATAAGTTTCACTTGATAATTTTTTAAGGTTATAATTTATTATAAAGTTCTTTTTTAGTTTTAGTATTTAAATAAAAATTATATTCCACGAATAGGGGATGATATGTTGATATTGATTATATAATGGGGATGATACTGATCTTCACATATATGAATAATTGATATGAAAAATTATAATCTCATAAATTAATTTAAAAAAATCGGTTCGACCACATATTATATATATTAGAAATCAGAAAATTAATCAAACCTATTTAGACAGATTAATCTATAGACTTAAACTACCATATTACAAGTTTGAATCTAGGATACCACTGAAACTCTGAATGTCTATTCTTGCAAATTATATTGTAAGTGATATTCATATCATATTCAATGAATAATGATATTTCTAGAAAAAGGTAGTTAGGGTTATGGACAACAAGCTTTATAACCTATTAAAACAAATATTTGAAGATGGGAATAAAGCACTTAACCATTTTCATACCGGCCTCTTTAACTGCAGAATCAAAAGATTTAAAAATAAAAACCTATAAGGTAGGACTTATTGGTAGATCTGCAGCAATTTTTAATGTTGATAAGATTGTGGTCTACAATGACGATGCAGACCCCCAAGAGGCAAAGTTTATTAGTGATATTCTCAATTATATGAATACACCCCAATATCTTCGAAAGAAGGTATTTCCTATAAAAAAAGAATTAAAACACGTGGGAATTCTCCCGCCACTGAGATCTCCTCATCATCCCAAAGAAATGCCGGTTCAAGGGGATTATCGACAAGGTTTAACCCTTAAAAGGACAAAAAAAGGTACGGTTGTTGATATTGGAGCCGAAAAATTAGCTTTATGCAAGGAAAAACTCAGTGTGAATAAAATATTAAGCTTTAAAATAACAAAGCTGGCAAAAGAGATAATTATCGAACCAGATGAACCTGACGTTTACTGGGGTTACGATACATTATCCTCTAATAAAAATTTATATGATAGTATTCGGGCAGCAAAACCTGATGTTGTGGTTTCAACATCCCGTTTTGGGGAGCCCATCACTTCTATTCTAAATGAAGTAAAACATAAGTTAAAAGAAGCCAAACATCTAGCTATTTTGTTTGGTGGTCCTTATTCAGGCTTACATGATATAATTCAGGGCCAAAACATTGTGGATATTGATGTAAACACAGTCCCCAAACAGGGGACTAAGACTGTAAGGACGGAAGAAGCGGTTTTAGCTACTTTATCTGTGTTTAATCTAATCTTAAATGCAGAATAATCAGGAAAATTGGAAATTTGCTATATGTAAGGAGGTAAAATTAAATGGTTAGACATCACCAACCAAAAAAAGGATCAGTTGCATTTAGTCCTAGAAAAAGAGCGGCCAAGGAGACGCCTAGAATAAAATCCTGGCCAGAAAATGCAGAACCGAGTCTGCTTGGTTTTGCAGGATATAAAGTGGGAATGACCCACGTAATGATGGAAGATAACGTTAAAAACTCACCAACCGAGGGAATGGAAGTAGCAACACCTGTTACTATTCTTGAAATCCCACCCATGGTGGTTATGGGCATAAGAGCCTATGAAAAAACTACCAATGGCTTAAAAACTATGTTGGATGTTCTAGCAGATAATTTAACAGACGAGTTATCAAGAAAAATAAGTCTACCTAAAGACTATAATACTGATTCTAATTTAGAAAAACTTAAAGAAAACATGGATTTTGTGGAAGATATAAAACTAATAATACACACAAATCCTAAGAATACCAGTGTCCCCAAAAAGAAACCTGAAGTATTAGAGTTTGGAATTGGCGGGAAAAACGTTGATGACAAACTTAACTATGCTCAAGAGATTTTAGGAAAAGAAATAACTGTTAATGATATTTTTTCTGAAGGGGAATATGTTGATTCTATTGCTATTACTAAGGGTAAAGGATTCCAGGGACCAGTAAAAAGATGGGGAATTAGAATACAATATGGAAAAGCTGCAAGAAGCAGTAAAGGACGACATGTAGGTTCTATCGGGCCATGGACTCCTTCTAGAACCATGTGGACTGTAGCACAAGCTGGTCAAATGGGATATCACAAAAGAACAGAATATAATAAGAGAATTTTAAAGATAGGAGAATCATCTGAAGTTGATGCAGTAAATCCCGAAGGCGGATTTGTGAAGTATGGATTGGTAAAAAGTGATTTTATTATGATAAAAGGATCAGTGCCGGGTCCATCAAAGAGGTTAATAGTCTTAAGAAAAGCTATAAGGCCTAATGGAAAACAAGGCGAAGCACCTGAAATATCATTTATCAGCACAGCTTCAAAACAAGGCGTTTAAGTTAAAGAGTGATGCAAATGAAGAAGTTCAAGGTTTATTCATTAGAAGGTGAAGTCGTAGATGAAATTGATTTGCCCGAAATTTTCAGTGAGCAATTCAGACCAGACCTAATAAAAAGAGCAGTTATATCCTCACAAACAGCGAGAATCCAACCATGGGGTTCAAATCCTATGGCTGGTAAGCGTAACACTGCCGAATCTTTCGGTGCAGGGCGTGGAGTGGCTATGGTGCGTAGAATTAAGGGAAGCAGACATCCAGCAGCATCAAAAGCAGCATTCGCACCTCAAACCGTAGGCGGTAGGAGAGCTCACCCACCACGGCCTGAAAAAGTTTTACATGAAAAAATTAATCGAAAAGAGAGAAGATTCGCTATAAGATCTGCCATAGCAGCTACTACCGATCAATCTTTAGTTGAAAATAGAGGACATGAAATTGAAAATGTGCCTCAACTCCCTATAATTGTAGATGATGAATTGATTAAAGTCAAAAAAACCAAAGAAACTAGGGAAATTTTCAAGAAACTAGGATTAATAGATGATATTGTCCGAGCTAAAAACGGTAAAAAAATACGCTCTGGTAAAGGTAAAATGAGAGGTAGAAAATACAAATCACCTAAGGGTCCCCTAATAGTTGTAGGTGAAGACAAGGGAATAAGTTTAGGAGCAAGAAACCATCCTGGCGTAGATGTTGTAGTAGTAGATAACTTGAATGCTGAACTTTTAGCACCCGGTACTCACCCCGGTAGATTAACGGTTTTTACTAAATCAGCTATAGAAAAACTAGGTGACTTATTTCAATAATAATGATTAAAAGGTTGTGTAGATATGGATCCTTATGCAGTAATTGTTAAACCGCATGTCACAGAAAAAAGTATGAATTTAATTGACCAGAATAATGAGCTAACATTTGTTGTTCTAAGACAAACCAACAAAACTGAGATAAAAACAGCTTTTGAGGATTTATTTGCAGTAAAAGTTGAAAAAGTAAATACTCAAATCACCTCCAAAGGAAACAAATTAGCTTACATAAAACTGGCTAAAGAACATAATGCTGAAGACATAGCAGTAAAAATGGGAGTATTCTAATAGGGCCTGATTTTGTAGGTCTATTAATGTTTATGGAGGAAATAAAATGGGAAAACGTTTAAAAACCCAGAGGAGAGGAAGGGGAACTCCAACTTATAAAAGTGCGTCTCACCGTTTCAAAGGAAAAATTGAGTACAGATCATATGATAATTTGGAAAAAGAAGGTAGTTTGAAGGGTAAAGTTGTAAATATTATGCACGATCCTGGAAGGACCGCCCCTGTAGCTCTTGTCAAATTTGAAAATGGTGAAAAAAGATTGATATTAGCACCAGAAAGTATAAAAATTAATGATGATATAAT harbors:
- a CDS encoding 50S ribosomal protein L23, with the translated sequence MDPYAVIVKPHVTEKSMNLIDQNNELTFVVLRQTNKTEIKTAFEDLFAVKVEKVNTQITSKGNKLAYIKLAKEHNAEDIAVKMGVF
- a CDS encoding RNA-binding protein — protein: MGIKHLTIFIPASLTAESKDLKIKTYKVGLIGRSAAIFNVDKIVVYNDDADPQEAKFISDILNYMNTPQYLRKKVFPIKKELKHVGILPPLRSPHHPKEMPVQGDYRQGLTLKRTKKGTVVDIGAEKLALCKEKLSVNKILSFKITKLAKEIIIEPDEPDVYWGYDTLSSNKNLYDSIRAAKPDVVVSTSRFGEPITSILNEVKHKLKEAKHLAILFGGPYSGLHDIIQGQNIVDIDVNTVPKQGTKTVRTEEAVLATLSVFNLILNAE
- a CDS encoding RNA methyltransferase; its protein translation is MKQIITRKKQLEMALQRIPSNPSPNIQFEQYLTPTKIAADVLWNAYALGDVEEKKVIDLGCGTGIFTIGAALLGAKESLGVDIDSEALRVAKLEAEHFGVENRVKFIHSDIEDFSSRADTVIQNPPFGAQKAHRKKADRLFMQKALEIAPTVYSFHIKETEKFVNNYFNSLGGLLTHKFYYEFVIPRIYHFHEKEKININVMVVRVIKS
- the rpl3p gene encoding 50S ribosomal protein L3, encoding MVRHHQPKKGSVAFSPRKRAAKETPRIKSWPENAEPSLLGFAGYKVGMTHVMMEDNVKNSPTEGMEVATPVTILEIPPMVVMGIRAYEKTTNGLKTMLDVLADNLTDELSRKISLPKDYNTDSNLEKLKENMDFVEDIKLIIHTNPKNTSVPKKKPEVLEFGIGGKNVDDKLNYAQEILGKEITVNDIFSEGEYVDSIAITKGKGFQGPVKRWGIRIQYGKAARSSKGRHVGSIGPWTPSRTMWTVAQAGQMGYHKRTEYNKRILKIGESSEVDAVNPEGGFVKYGLVKSDFIMIKGSVPGPSKRLIVLRKAIRPNGKQGEAPEISFISTASKQGV
- the accC gene encoding acetyl-CoA carboxylase biotin carboxylase subunit — its product is MFKKVLVANRGEIAIRVMRACRELDIKSIAVYSDADKNSLFAKYADEAYNIGGSAPSQSYLNIEKIVQVAEANGAEAIHPGYGFLAENSNLGKECEKHGMKLIGPEPKVIEAMGDKITSKKLMRKANVPVIPGTDKGITKIDEAIKIAESIGYPVIVKASAGGGGIGMRTVYEEDELIRAIESTQSVAKSAFGDSTVYIEKYLEEPRHIEFQILADEHGNTIHVADRECSIQRRHQKLIEEAPSPIMTDELRKQMGSAAIKAATHIGYTNAGTVEFLYSNGDFYFLEMNTRIQVEHPITEVITGVDLVKEQLRIASNNELCCKQEEIQVRGHAIECRINAEDPLSDFAPNPGKITGYRSPGGNGIRVDSGVYMNYVIPSFYDSMISKLIVWARTRDDAIARMQRALREYIILGVKTTIPFHKAIMKNENFREARLHTHFVDEHKNGIMDDMQKVLYEDKEIEARLKSTFLPNKKIAAISAAVNNYMAHSISQKRAE
- a CDS encoding 50S ribosomal protein L4; amino-acid sequence: MKKFKVYSLEGEVVDEIDLPEIFSEQFRPDLIKRAVISSQTARIQPWGSNPMAGKRNTAESFGAGRGVAMVRRIKGSRHPAASKAAFAPQTVGGRRAHPPRPEKVLHEKINRKERRFAIRSAIAATTDQSLVENRGHEIENVPQLPIIVDDELIKVKKTKETREIFKKLGLIDDIVRAKNGKKIRSGKGKMRGRKYKSPKGPLIVVGEDKGISLGARNHPGVDVVVVDNLNAELLAPGTHPGRLTVFTKSAIEKLGDLFQ